One genomic region from Cetobacterium sp. 8H encodes:
- the wzy gene encoding O-antigen polysaccharide polymerase Wzy, with protein MSIKNIYKKNLNLEILDLVFQIIFYLCCVIYINIGVIETRISGLKVLLSIYILYIFGENYIKYLKQKRVIFYIVFLITYVLFNCGRLIADILGYKSISYADYFANYIFSLDTQQYMLFSNLTALFFINLGAQFNFIFKKTKVENQSKIEQDIYFFKIGQIFFIVGFIFGVIRKIKEVILIKKIGYLAVYTTDIKMEIGLNLFEKSSTIFLIIGFSFLLFSNINIKRFKIYSILYLIYLFIDSLKGGRGYLIKSILIFVSLYAYFYKKISIKIYLFLGFSLMYFSNKIINIRTKSIGSKILSEEISYFFYSQGTTSLLIGYLKDFREKISSSNYLLGPILEFINSKLYPEIYLKGQSSIEFFNLVPTLSSELSLILNKELSLQGNGLGGSFVAEILYYPYLVQIILFILVGYLINYIVYICLNKKYGKLYIFSYLNYLYWVSRYNLLAIGYNEILRLTIFFIIFKIIRQLLNKRRVNYN; from the coding sequence GTGAGTATAAAAAATATATATAAAAAAAATTTAAATCTTGAAATCTTAGATTTAGTATTTCAAATTATATTTTATCTATGTTGTGTTATATATATAAATATAGGTGTAATTGAAACTAGAATATCTGGATTAAAAGTCCTTCTTTCAATATATATTTTATATATTTTTGGAGAAAATTATATAAAATATTTAAAACAAAAAAGAGTAATATTTTACATAGTATTTTTAATAACATATGTGTTATTTAATTGTGGAAGATTAATAGCAGATATTTTAGGTTATAAATCGATATCATATGCCGATTATTTTGCCAATTATATATTTTCACTAGATACTCAACAATATATGTTATTTTCAAATTTAACAGCATTATTTTTTATTAATTTAGGGGCACAATTCAACTTTATTTTTAAAAAAACTAAAGTTGAAAATCAAAGTAAAATAGAACAAGATATATATTTTTTTAAAATAGGTCAAATTTTTTTTATTGTTGGTTTTATATTTGGAGTTATTAGAAAAATAAAAGAAGTTATACTAATAAAAAAAATAGGTTATTTAGCTGTTTATACTACAGATATAAAAATGGAAATTGGGTTAAATTTGTTTGAAAAAAGTTCAACAATTTTTTTAATTATTGGTTTTTCATTTTTATTATTTTCAAATATAAATATAAAACGATTTAAAATATATTCTATATTATATTTAATATATTTATTTATTGATTCTTTAAAAGGTGGAAGAGGTTATTTAATAAAGAGTATTTTAATCTTTGTATCATTATATGCTTATTTTTATAAAAAAATCAGTATAAAAATATATTTATTTCTAGGGTTTTCATTAATGTATTTTAGTAATAAAATTATAAATATTAGGACAAAAAGTATAGGATCTAAAATATTAAGTGAAGAAATATCATATTTTTTCTATTCGCAAGGAACAACATCATTATTGATTGGGTATTTGAAAGATTTTAGAGAAAAAATCAGTTCTAGTAATTATTTATTAGGACCAATTTTGGAGTTTATTAATTCAAAATTATATCCAGAAATATATTTAAAAGGGCAATCAAGTATTGAATTTTTTAATCTTGTACCAACCTTATCTTCCGAGTTATCTTTAATATTAAATAAAGAATTAAGCTTACAAGGAAATGGATTAGGAGGAAGTTTTGTAGCAGAAATATTATACTATCCATATTTAGTACAAATAATTTTATTTATTTTAGTAGGTTATTTGATAAATTATATTGTATACATATGTTTAAATAAGAAATATGGAAAATTATATATATTTTCATATTTAAATTATTTATATTGGGTATCTAGATATAATTTGTTAGCAATAGGATATAATGAAATTTTAAGATTAACAATATTTTTCATAATATTTAAAATTATAAGACAACTATTAAATAAAAGGAGAGTGAATTATAATTAA